In Macadamia integrifolia cultivar HAES 741 chromosome 5, SCU_Mint_v3, whole genome shotgun sequence, a single window of DNA contains:
- the LOC122080332 gene encoding uncharacterized protein LOC122080332 — translation MGFHQEPKNRVLASLLAILRLCTKPAKRLLSRNSGGEGGGREEMLRHHHPSHTQSPLNSPRRLLNKICNKAVPIKLKSRKGEEEDGHEFGDGGLWQKTILMGEKCQPPEFSGVIYYDHRGKLLSEPPRSPRASPYPSSIPLSPRLS, via the coding sequence ATGGGCTTCCATCAAGAACCAAAGAACAGGGTTCTTGCCTCTCTACTAGCTATTTTAAGACTTTGCACCAAGCCAGCCAAGCGTCTTCTCTCAAGGAATtcaggaggagaaggaggagggagGGAAGAGATGTTGAGGCATCATCATCCATCTCATACTCAATCTCCATTAAATTCCCCAAGGAGGTTGCTGAACAAGATCTGCAACAAGGCTGTCCCTATAAAGCTGAAGTcaagaaaaggggaagaagaggatggtcatgagtttggagatggAGGGTTGTGGCAGAAAACAATCTTGATGGGTGAGAAATGTCAGCCACCTGAATTCTCCGGTGTTATTTACTATGATCATAGAGGGAAATTGTTATCGGAGCCACCGAGATCGCCGCGTGCCAGCCCTTACCCATCTTCTATTCCTCTCAGTCCAAGGTTGAGCTGA